A single Pirellulales bacterium DNA region contains:
- a CDS encoding ATP-binding protein has translation MATATTSDTLPLQTEHDIVVCRQMVRKLTQELVFSLVDQTKMVTAASELARNTVIYGGGGRLHWAVLREGTRAGLRLSFEDEGPGIPDVAQAMTDGWTSGTGLGLGLSGAKRLVNEFHIDTQAGKGTRVTIARWK, from the coding sequence AAACCGAACACGACATCGTCGTCTGCCGGCAAATGGTGCGGAAACTGACGCAAGAGTTGGTCTTCAGCCTCGTCGATCAAACCAAGATGGTCACCGCGGCAAGCGAGCTGGCCCGCAACACCGTGATTTACGGCGGCGGCGGCCGGTTGCATTGGGCCGTTCTGCGTGAAGGGACAAGAGCCGGCCTGCGGCTCTCGTTCGAAGACGAAGGCCCCGGCATCCCCGATGTCGCCCAGGCGATGACCGACGGTTGGACCTCGGGCACAGGGCTCGGCCTCGGCTTGTCGGGCGCCAAGCGGCTCGTCAACGAATTCCACATCGACACGCAAGCGGGCAAAGGGACTCGTGTCACCATCGCACGCTGGAAATAG
- a CDS encoding NYN domain-containing protein yields MALLIDGYNLLHASAIFGPPNRRGPGGLERARSALLNLIAESLPAEELRRTAVVFDASEAPYGLSRMFEHKGLTVYFASRDSDADSLIEELILQDSAPRRLTVVSSDHRLHKAANRRRATAVDSERWLAQLLRDRQSRHEPRPNDSIKPEGPLSPGEVEFWLKQFGGDE; encoded by the coding sequence ATGGCCTTATTGATCGATGGCTATAACCTGTTGCACGCCAGCGCGATTTTTGGGCCGCCGAACCGCCGCGGCCCCGGCGGCTTGGAACGGGCCCGCAGTGCCCTGTTGAATCTAATCGCCGAATCGCTACCGGCCGAGGAACTGCGGCGCACGGCCGTCGTGTTCGATGCGTCGGAAGCGCCCTATGGCCTGTCACGCATGTTCGAGCATAAAGGGCTGACGGTCTACTTCGCCTCGCGCGATTCCGATGCCGACAGCCTGATCGAAGAACTGATCCTTCAAGATTCGGCGCCGCGACGGCTAACCGTGGTTTCGAGCGACCATCGGCTTCACAAGGCGGCCAATCGCCGCCGGGCCACGGCAGTGGATAGTGAACGCTGGCTGGCCCAATTGCTCCGCGACCGGCAATCGCGCCACGAGCCGCGGCCGAACGATAGCATCAAACCGGAAGGTCCGCTTTCGCCGGGCGAAGTCGAGTTCTGGCTAAAGCAGTTCGGCGGCGACGAATAG
- a CDS encoding ATP-binding protein, giving the protein MPACHTVVEVKDASHVGEARRIAARIAAETSLGEADRGRVAIVATEMANNLHRHAVGGKVLLRPMRGPDSNRSDVGVELLAIDRGPGMPNVARCFEDGYSTGGTAGTGLGAIRRLATESDVYSAQPSGTVIMARIFAAGTHPSEDPIRYGAICVAAPGETACGDNWSFIARDATATFMIADGLGHGVLAAEASAEAVRVFEAKPLQRPAAFLQAAHQPLRTTRGAAVAAALINIAERKLYYSGFGNVCGSIFDNRGADGRGLVSHNGTLGLQIRAVHDIEYDWPHCGLLVMHSDGLQTRWNLAAYPGLAQRHPAVIAAILFRDFTRGRDDVTVAVLR; this is encoded by the coding sequence ATGCCTGCCTGCCACACCGTTGTTGAAGTGAAAGATGCTAGCCACGTGGGCGAGGCCCGGCGCATCGCCGCGCGCATCGCCGCGGAAACATCGCTCGGCGAAGCCGATCGCGGAAGAGTGGCGATCGTGGCCACGGAAATGGCGAACAATCTCCATCGCCACGCCGTCGGCGGGAAAGTGTTGCTGCGGCCCATGCGCGGCCCGGATTCCAATCGCAGCGACGTAGGCGTCGAACTGCTGGCGATCGATCGGGGCCCGGGAATGCCCAATGTCGCCCGTTGCTTCGAAGACGGGTATTCGACCGGCGGCACGGCCGGCACGGGGCTGGGGGCGATCCGCCGCTTGGCGACCGAGTCCGATGTCTACTCGGCGCAGCCGTCCGGAACGGTGATTATGGCTCGGATTTTCGCCGCCGGCACGCATCCCTCCGAGGACCCAATCCGCTATGGCGCCATCTGCGTTGCCGCGCCCGGCGAGACGGCTTGCGGCGACAATTGGAGCTTCATCGCTCGCGACGCAACGGCCACGTTCATGATCGCCGATGGCCTGGGCCACGGCGTCTTGGCTGCGGAAGCATCGGCCGAAGCGGTTCGCGTTTTCGAAGCCAAGCCACTCCAGCGCCCCGCCGCATTTTTGCAAGCCGCGCATCAGCCGCTGCGCACCACGCGCGGGGCGGCCGTGGCCGCGGCTCTCATCAATATCGCCGAGCGGAAGCTATATTACTCCGGCTTCGGCAATGTTTGCGGCAGCATTTTCGACAATCGCGGCGCCGATGGCCGCGGACTGGTGTCGCACAACGGCACGCTCGGGCTGCAGATCCGCGCGGTCCACGACATCGAATACGACTGGCCGCATTGCGGGTTGCTGGTGATGCACTCCGACGGACTGCAAACGCGCTGGAATCTGGCCGCGTATCCGGGGCTGGCCCAGCGACATCCGGCGGTCATAGCAGCGATTCTTTTTCGAGATTTCACACGCGGCCGCGACGATGTCACCGTCGCAGTCCTCCGGTAG
- a CDS encoding ATP-binding protein: MFQDAPDQELAQLREAHAKHLDELRVRGAEIASLREELAETNKGVVALYSELDDQAERLRQASELKSRFLSYMSHEFRTPLGSIRSIARILLDRMDGPLTPEQEKQVGFIQTSALELTEMVGDLLDLAKIEAGRITISPAWFDLVDLFSALRGMFRPVLTSDAVSLVFEEPVGLPRVYTDDKKLSQILRNFISNALKFTPQGEVRVTAKRGADETVVFAVADTGIGIALEHQSAIFDDFVQVDSPIQKRFRGTGLGLSLSKKLAQLLNGTIEVKSEPGVGSTFSIILPLAFSAEQPTTKGTTEEPQQRANT, encoded by the coding sequence ATGTTTCAAGACGCTCCTGATCAAGAACTGGCCCAGCTTCGCGAGGCGCACGCGAAGCATCTCGATGAACTCCGCGTGCGCGGTGCGGAGATCGCGAGCCTTCGCGAAGAACTTGCAGAAACGAATAAAGGGGTGGTCGCACTGTATTCCGAACTCGACGACCAGGCGGAGCGACTACGGCAAGCGTCGGAACTGAAAAGCCGCTTCCTGTCGTATATGAGCCACGAGTTTCGCACGCCGCTGGGCTCGATTCGCAGCATCGCGCGGATCTTGCTCGACCGCATGGACGGCCCGCTCACGCCGGAGCAGGAAAAACAGGTCGGGTTTATTCAAACCTCGGCCCTTGAGTTGACGGAAATGGTCGGCGACCTGCTCGATCTGGCCAAAATCGAAGCGGGGCGAATTACGATTTCGCCCGCCTGGTTCGATTTGGTCGATCTGTTTTCTGCATTGCGCGGCATGTTTCGACCCGTGCTCACTTCCGATGCCGTTTCGCTGGTTTTCGAAGAGCCGGTCGGATTGCCCCGCGTGTATACTGACGACAAGAAATTGTCGCAAATCCTGCGCAACTTCATTTCCAACGCGTTGAAATTCACGCCGCAGGGAGAAGTCCGAGTCACCGCAAAACGGGGTGCCGATGAGACAGTCGTGTTTGCGGTCGCCGACACCGGCATCGGAATTGCCCTCGAACACCAGTCCGCAATCTTCGACGATTTCGTGCAAGTCGATTCGCCGATCCAAAAGCGATTCCGCGGCACGGGCTTGGGCTTGTCGCTGAGCAAGAAATTGGCGCAGTTGTTGAACGGCACGATCGAAGTGAAAAGCGAGCCAGGAGTCGGCTCCACGTTTTCCATCATCTTGCCGCTGGCGTTTTCCGCAGAGCAACCAACGACTAAGGGAACGACTGAGGAGCCGCAGCAGCGCGCCAATACCTAA
- a CDS encoding response regulator, which yields MKGKQSITVVVVDDNPATLYSTSRILRSAGFEVAEAATGRRGIELAKNAQIVVLDVNLPDVDGFEVCRQIRANQSTARIPVIHLSATFVKDVDKVHGLEVGADGYLTHPVEPPVLIATVNAFLRTRQAEEELRDSEAKFRAVFDNAVSGIALVSKDWIFQDVNPAMCQLMGRSRELLLDGQDASLMPTAILEKSSEIRQKLAGGSSWKGAFPLDRPQQEAVHLEWSMSRYSEPDVYLAIVTDVTERFHAEEERRQLLASERAARSEAERANRMKDDFLATLSHELRTPLSAIVGWSQVLQRGDPTPEELIEGLAAIDRNAKAQTQLIADLLDVSRISSGKLRLEIEAIDPAKMIESALNAVHQAAEAKNISVDLSIDPEAGPVRGDPARLQQVIWNLMTNAVKFTPKGGRIHIELQRINSNVRITVRDNGEGISADLLPNLFKRFQQGDASTTRRHGGLGLGLAIVKHLVEMHGGTVVAASEGEGKGATFTVELPVAAIQTRSAAPLAAGSLSTSSTSPVFSTNLNGIKVLVVDDDPDTRALFRRVLSDCGAEVADAEGVKQALGKLDEFKPNVLVSDIGMPALDGYDLIREVRSRGYTFQRLPAVALTAFARIEDRRRAMLAGFQVHVSKPVDPSELTAVIATLVGRTG from the coding sequence ATGAAAGGCAAGCAGTCGATTACCGTCGTCGTGGTCGACGATAATCCTGCCACGCTCTATTCCACTTCCCGCATCCTGCGCTCGGCCGGATTCGAAGTGGCTGAAGCCGCCACTGGCCGGCGAGGCATCGAACTGGCCAAGAACGCACAAATCGTCGTGCTCGATGTCAATCTGCCCGATGTCGATGGCTTCGAGGTCTGCCGGCAAATCCGGGCGAATCAATCGACTGCCCGCATCCCGGTGATCCATCTCTCCGCCACGTTCGTCAAGGATGTCGATAAAGTGCACGGGCTCGAGGTGGGTGCCGATGGCTATCTGACGCATCCTGTCGAGCCGCCGGTGCTGATAGCCACGGTCAACGCATTCTTGCGCACGCGCCAAGCTGAGGAAGAGCTCCGCGATAGCGAAGCGAAATTCCGGGCCGTGTTCGACAACGCCGTCAGCGGCATCGCGCTCGTGAGCAAGGATTGGATTTTTCAAGACGTCAATCCGGCCATGTGCCAACTCATGGGCCGCTCGCGCGAATTGCTTCTCGACGGGCAAGATGCGTCGCTGATGCCCACCGCGATCCTCGAAAAATCGTCCGAAATTCGCCAGAAGCTTGCCGGCGGCAGCTCGTGGAAGGGCGCATTTCCGCTCGATCGGCCCCAACAAGAAGCGGTTCATTTGGAATGGAGCATGTCGCGCTATTCCGAGCCCGACGTTTATCTGGCGATCGTTACGGATGTGACCGAGCGGTTCCATGCGGAAGAAGAGCGACGGCAATTGCTCGCCAGCGAGCGGGCCGCCCGCAGCGAGGCCGAGCGAGCCAATCGCATGAAAGACGACTTCCTCGCCACGCTGTCGCACGAACTGCGCACCCCGCTCAGTGCGATCGTCGGCTGGTCGCAAGTGTTGCAGCGCGGCGATCCGACTCCCGAAGAGCTGATCGAAGGCCTCGCAGCCATCGACCGCAACGCGAAGGCCCAAACCCAGCTCATCGCCGATTTGCTCGATGTATCGCGAATTTCATCCGGCAAGCTGCGGCTGGAAATCGAAGCCATCGACCCGGCGAAAATGATCGAATCGGCCCTGAACGCCGTGCATCAGGCAGCGGAAGCAAAAAACATTTCCGTCGACCTCTCGATCGATCCGGAGGCGGGCCCCGTTCGCGGCGACCCGGCCCGATTGCAGCAAGTGATCTGGAATCTGATGACCAATGCCGTCAAGTTCACGCCGAAAGGTGGGCGGATTCACATCGAACTCCAGCGAATTAATTCCAATGTCCGCATCACGGTGCGCGACAACGGCGAGGGGATTTCCGCCGACCTGTTGCCGAACCTTTTCAAACGCTTCCAACAAGGCGACGCCAGCACCACGCGGCGGCATGGCGGGCTGGGGCTGGGACTGGCGATCGTGAAACATCTGGTGGAAATGCACGGCGGCACCGTCGTCGCCGCAAGCGAAGGCGAGGGCAAAGGAGCGACGTTTACGGTCGAATTGCCCGTGGCCGCCATTCAGACGCGCTCCGCTGCGCCGCTTGCCGCCGGGTCCCTCTCTACCAGCAGCACGTCCCCGGTGTTTTCGACCAATCTCAACGGAATAAAGGTACTCGTCGTCGACGATGATCCCGACACCCGCGCGCTCTTTCGCCGCGTGCTCTCCGATTGCGGCGCCGAGGTGGCCGATGCCGAGGGTGTGAAGCAAGCACTCGGAAAACTCGACGAATTCAAACCCAACGTTTTGGTAAGCGATATTGGGATGCCTGCCCTCGACGGGTATGATCTGATCCGCGAGGTGCGATCGCGCGGATACACGTTTCAGCGGCTCCCGGCCGTCGCGCTGACGGCCTTCGCCCGCATTGAGGACCGCCGCCGAGCGATGCTCGCCGGATTCCAGGTGCACGTTTCCAAGCCGGTCGATCCGAGCGAACTAACCGCCGTCATCGCGACGCTTGTCGGGCGAACCGGCTGA